One Apostichopus japonicus isolate 1M-3 chromosome 14, ASM3797524v1, whole genome shotgun sequence genomic window carries:
- the LOC139980335 gene encoding carbohydrate sulfotransferase 14-like isoform X1, producing MNKLIHRAYFISIAIILVIILTFQGSVRNELRRYGIKDMLRFVSYSNNITIAQSMKYHSTFDVFYSPVQWMNISLPGDRVRSVDQEITRSIRSRTLQALCQVEKKNDTKNLSEKEKTTLYRQIIVDDQRRFLFCFIPKVACSNWKRVIKVMQGTLDPESKGKMDHHSGMTFLQDNEQNLARLKLKHFYKFMFVRHPLERLLSAYRNKFGENIGDYRRRYGSKIIRAYRPKSKAREAFMKGDLSITFEEFLRFLIDSDTSTMDVHWKPMHELCQPCAVHYDFVGSFEQLREDADFVLGRIRGNSTVSFPKRQGYYRPTTPDTLISELSKVRPIVLQQLVDKYILDFALFGYSAPSLDV from the exons atgaataaactCATACACAGGGCGTACTTCATCTCAATTGCCATCATTTTGGTCATTATCTTGACTTTTCAAGGAAGCGTACGAAACGAGTTACGTCGATACGGAATAAAGGATATGCTAAGATTTGTATCTTATAGTAACAACATCACTATTGCGCAATCTATGAAATACCATTCCACGTTTGACGTTTTTTATTCGCCCGTCCAGTGGATGAATATATCACTGCCTGGTGACCGAGTCAGATCCGTGGATCAAGAG ATTACGCGTTCCATACGTAGTCGAACTTTACAGGCGTTATGTCAAGTGGAAAAAAAGAATGATACGAAGAATTTATCGGAGAAAGAGAAGACAACCTTATATCGGCAAATAATCGTAGATGATCAAAGacggtttcttttctgtttcattCCAAAGGTAGCTTGTTCGAATTGGAAAAGGGTAATCAAAGTGATGCAAGGAACACTTGATCCGGAGAGTAAGGGTAAAATGGATCACCATTCAGGGATGACATTTTTACAAGACAACGAACAAAATTTAGCTCGtttaaaattgaaacatttttataaatttatgttcGTACGACATCCGTTGGAACGATTATTGTCAGCTTACAGGAACAAATTCGGTGAAAATATAGGCGATTATCGCCGAAGATACGGTTCCAAAATTATTAGAGCTTACCGTCCTAAATCCAAAGCGAGAGAAGCTTTCATGAAGGgcgatttatcgataacatttgaagaatttttaagatttttaattGACAGCGATACATCGACGATGGACGTCCATTGGAAGCCAATGCATGAACTATGCCAACCATGTGCAGTACATTACGATTTCGTCGGATCCTTCGAACAGCTACGTGAGGACGCGGATTTTGTTTTGGGTAGAATTCGCGGTAATTCAACGGTGTCTTTCCCGAAGAGGCAAGGGTATTACCGTCCAACAACTCCTGACACTTTAATCTCAGAACTCAGCAAAGTTAGACCAATAGTTCTACAACAGCTGGtcgataaatatatattagatTTTGCTTTATTTGGTTATTCTGCCCCCTCTCTTGATGTTTGA
- the LOC139979857 gene encoding protein FRG1-like isoform X2 produces the protein MTRFNAQTIQICFRTLLVLARLGLVPRKSVSKKLKKKKKKRKLDREHEEKDARQIDAEQNGGWWCVSTFSEIEGSIAIEMGKGTYVYSLDTGLFTLGGPHKESAEGPAPPEQYWVIPVSDRKFCLKSGYGKYLGVDAASKLIGRAEAMGPREQFEPVFQDGKTALMACNNCFLSYNESGDIVATSKTAGSEEYINIRCNAPLVKKVKDDTPTIEKGDVDECELSYVRQNQSWQDRRVRVNQNNSEILKKARTDGNLHEALLDRREKMKADRYCK, from the exons ATGACACGTTTCAACGCCCAGACAATACAAATATGTTTTAGGACTCTGTTAGTGTTAGCTAGGCTAGGCTTAGTTCCACGAAAGAG CGTTTCTAAGAagctgaagaagaaaaagaagaagcgTAAGCTTGACAGAGAACATGAAGAAAAAGATGCAAGGCAGATCGATGCAGAACAGAATG GTGGTTGGTGGTGTGTGTCTACATTTTCAgaaatagagggcagtattgCGATTGAGATGGGAAAGGGTACCTATGTGTATTCCCTTGACACTGGATTATTCACCCTTGGTGGACCGCACAAAGAAT CTGCAGAAGGTCCTGCACCACCAGAACAGTATTGGGTTATACCCGTGTCCGACAGAAAGTTTTGTCTGAAATCCGGTTATGGTAAATATCTTGGTGTTGATGCTGCAAGTAAACTTATTGGCAGAGCTGAAGCAATGGGTCCGAGGGAGCAGTTTGAACCTGTTTTTCAAGAT GGTAAAACAGCCTTAATGGCCTGCAACAATTGTTTCTTATCCTATAATGAGAGTGGTGACATTGTGGCAACTAGTAAAACAGCAGGCAGTGAAGAATACATTAAT ATTCGTTGCAACGCTCCTTTGGTGAAGAAGGTGAAAGATGATACACCAACTATTGAGAAGGGAGACGTCGATGAATGTGAATTGAGCTATGT GAGACAGAACCAAAGCTGGCAGGACAGAAGAGTAAGGGTGAACCAAAATAACAGTGAAATCTTAAAGAAGGCCAGAACAGATGGAAATCTTCATGAGGCTTTACTAGACAG GAGGGAGAAGATGAAAGctgatcgatactgcaaatgA
- the LOC139980335 gene encoding carbohydrate sulfotransferase 14-like isoform X2 gives MVRFCRPSRIMLGSVTLCCVFIFTLFLRDVFQFFASDFDRGNHSDGNERTLEQFDVLKSEITRSIRSRTLQALCQVEKKNDTKNLSEKEKTTLYRQIIVDDQRRFLFCFIPKVACSNWKRVIKVMQGTLDPESKGKMDHHSGMTFLQDNEQNLARLKLKHFYKFMFVRHPLERLLSAYRNKFGENIGDYRRRYGSKIIRAYRPKSKAREAFMKGDLSITFEEFLRFLIDSDTSTMDVHWKPMHELCQPCAVHYDFVGSFEQLREDADFVLGRIRGNSTVSFPKRQGYYRPTTPDTLISELSKVRPIVLQQLVDKYILDFALFGYSAPSLDV, from the exons ATGGTACGGTTTTGTCGACCCAGCCGTATCATGTTAGGTTCTGTAACACTATgttgtgtgtttattttcacACTGTTTCTACGAGATGTCTTCCAGTTCTTCGCCTCCGACTTTGATAGAGGTAACCACAGTGACGGCAACGAACGTACCCTAGAACAATTTGATGTCCTGAAGAGTGAG ATTACGCGTTCCATACGTAGTCGAACTTTACAGGCGTTATGTCAAGTGGAAAAAAAGAATGATACGAAGAATTTATCGGAGAAAGAGAAGACAACCTTATATCGGCAAATAATCGTAGATGATCAAAGacggtttcttttctgtttcattCCAAAGGTAGCTTGTTCGAATTGGAAAAGGGTAATCAAAGTGATGCAAGGAACACTTGATCCGGAGAGTAAGGGTAAAATGGATCACCATTCAGGGATGACATTTTTACAAGACAACGAACAAAATTTAGCTCGtttaaaattgaaacatttttataaatttatgttcGTACGACATCCGTTGGAACGATTATTGTCAGCTTACAGGAACAAATTCGGTGAAAATATAGGCGATTATCGCCGAAGATACGGTTCCAAAATTATTAGAGCTTACCGTCCTAAATCCAAAGCGAGAGAAGCTTTCATGAAGGgcgatttatcgataacatttgaagaatttttaagatttttaattGACAGCGATACATCGACGATGGACGTCCATTGGAAGCCAATGCATGAACTATGCCAACCATGTGCAGTACATTACGATTTCGTCGGATCCTTCGAACAGCTACGTGAGGACGCGGATTTTGTTTTGGGTAGAATTCGCGGTAATTCAACGGTGTCTTTCCCGAAGAGGCAAGGGTATTACCGTCCAACAACTCCTGACACTTTAATCTCAGAACTCAGCAAAGTTAGACCAATAGTTCTACAACAGCTGGtcgataaatatatattagatTTTGCTTTATTTGGTTATTCTGCCCCCTCTCTTGATGTTTGA
- the LOC139979857 gene encoding protein FRG1-like isoform X1: protein MTRFNAQTIQICFRTLLVLARLGLVPRKSGSVSKKLKKKKKKRKLDREHEEKDARQIDAEQNGGWWCVSTFSEIEGSIAIEMGKGTYVYSLDTGLFTLGGPHKESAEGPAPPEQYWVIPVSDRKFCLKSGYGKYLGVDAASKLIGRAEAMGPREQFEPVFQDGKTALMACNNCFLSYNESGDIVATSKTAGSEEYINIRCNAPLVKKVKDDTPTIEKGDVDECELSYVRQNQSWQDRRVRVNQNNSEILKKARTDGNLHEALLDRREKMKADRYCK from the exons ATGACACGTTTCAACGCCCAGACAATACAAATATGTTTTAGGACTCTGTTAGTGTTAGCTAGGCTAGGCTTAGTTCCACGAAAGAG TGGCAGCGTTTCTAAGAagctgaagaagaaaaagaagaagcgTAAGCTTGACAGAGAACATGAAGAAAAAGATGCAAGGCAGATCGATGCAGAACAGAATG GTGGTTGGTGGTGTGTGTCTACATTTTCAgaaatagagggcagtattgCGATTGAGATGGGAAAGGGTACCTATGTGTATTCCCTTGACACTGGATTATTCACCCTTGGTGGACCGCACAAAGAAT CTGCAGAAGGTCCTGCACCACCAGAACAGTATTGGGTTATACCCGTGTCCGACAGAAAGTTTTGTCTGAAATCCGGTTATGGTAAATATCTTGGTGTTGATGCTGCAAGTAAACTTATTGGCAGAGCTGAAGCAATGGGTCCGAGGGAGCAGTTTGAACCTGTTTTTCAAGAT GGTAAAACAGCCTTAATGGCCTGCAACAATTGTTTCTTATCCTATAATGAGAGTGGTGACATTGTGGCAACTAGTAAAACAGCAGGCAGTGAAGAATACATTAAT ATTCGTTGCAACGCTCCTTTGGTGAAGAAGGTGAAAGATGATACACCAACTATTGAGAAGGGAGACGTCGATGAATGTGAATTGAGCTATGT GAGACAGAACCAAAGCTGGCAGGACAGAAGAGTAAGGGTGAACCAAAATAACAGTGAAATCTTAAAGAAGGCCAGAACAGATGGAAATCTTCATGAGGCTTTACTAGACAG GAGGGAGAAGATGAAAGctgatcgatactgcaaatgA
- the LOC139979857 gene encoding protein FRG1-like isoform X4, translating into MSAYDFVRKGKLNLKGSSSSSVSKKLKKKKKKRKLDREHEEKDARQIDAEQNGGWWCVSTFSEIEGSIAIEMGKGTYVYSLDTGLFTLGGPHKESAEGPAPPEQYWVIPVSDRKFCLKSGYGKYLGVDAASKLIGRAEAMGPREQFEPVFQDGKTALMACNNCFLSYNESGDIVATSKTAGSEEYINIRCNAPLVKKVKDDTPTIEKGDVDECELSYVRQNQSWQDRRVRVNQNNSEILKKARTDGNLHEALLDRREKMKADRYCK; encoded by the exons ATGTCAGCCTACGACTTTGTCAGAAAAGGAAAGTTAAACCTCAAAGGATCATCAAGCTCGAG CGTTTCTAAGAagctgaagaagaaaaagaagaagcgTAAGCTTGACAGAGAACATGAAGAAAAAGATGCAAGGCAGATCGATGCAGAACAGAATG GTGGTTGGTGGTGTGTGTCTACATTTTCAgaaatagagggcagtattgCGATTGAGATGGGAAAGGGTACCTATGTGTATTCCCTTGACACTGGATTATTCACCCTTGGTGGACCGCACAAAGAAT CTGCAGAAGGTCCTGCACCACCAGAACAGTATTGGGTTATACCCGTGTCCGACAGAAAGTTTTGTCTGAAATCCGGTTATGGTAAATATCTTGGTGTTGATGCTGCAAGTAAACTTATTGGCAGAGCTGAAGCAATGGGTCCGAGGGAGCAGTTTGAACCTGTTTTTCAAGAT GGTAAAACAGCCTTAATGGCCTGCAACAATTGTTTCTTATCCTATAATGAGAGTGGTGACATTGTGGCAACTAGTAAAACAGCAGGCAGTGAAGAATACATTAAT ATTCGTTGCAACGCTCCTTTGGTGAAGAAGGTGAAAGATGATACACCAACTATTGAGAAGGGAGACGTCGATGAATGTGAATTGAGCTATGT GAGACAGAACCAAAGCTGGCAGGACAGAAGAGTAAGGGTGAACCAAAATAACAGTGAAATCTTAAAGAAGGCCAGAACAGATGGAAATCTTCATGAGGCTTTACTAGACAG GAGGGAGAAGATGAAAGctgatcgatactgcaaatgA
- the LOC139979857 gene encoding protein FRG1-like isoform X3, translated as MSAYDFVRKGKLNLKGSSSSSGSVSKKLKKKKKKRKLDREHEEKDARQIDAEQNGGWWCVSTFSEIEGSIAIEMGKGTYVYSLDTGLFTLGGPHKESAEGPAPPEQYWVIPVSDRKFCLKSGYGKYLGVDAASKLIGRAEAMGPREQFEPVFQDGKTALMACNNCFLSYNESGDIVATSKTAGSEEYINIRCNAPLVKKVKDDTPTIEKGDVDECELSYVRQNQSWQDRRVRVNQNNSEILKKARTDGNLHEALLDRREKMKADRYCK; from the exons ATGTCAGCCTACGACTTTGTCAGAAAAGGAAAGTTAAACCTCAAAGGATCATCAAGCTCGAG TGGCAGCGTTTCTAAGAagctgaagaagaaaaagaagaagcgTAAGCTTGACAGAGAACATGAAGAAAAAGATGCAAGGCAGATCGATGCAGAACAGAATG GTGGTTGGTGGTGTGTGTCTACATTTTCAgaaatagagggcagtattgCGATTGAGATGGGAAAGGGTACCTATGTGTATTCCCTTGACACTGGATTATTCACCCTTGGTGGACCGCACAAAGAAT CTGCAGAAGGTCCTGCACCACCAGAACAGTATTGGGTTATACCCGTGTCCGACAGAAAGTTTTGTCTGAAATCCGGTTATGGTAAATATCTTGGTGTTGATGCTGCAAGTAAACTTATTGGCAGAGCTGAAGCAATGGGTCCGAGGGAGCAGTTTGAACCTGTTTTTCAAGAT GGTAAAACAGCCTTAATGGCCTGCAACAATTGTTTCTTATCCTATAATGAGAGTGGTGACATTGTGGCAACTAGTAAAACAGCAGGCAGTGAAGAATACATTAAT ATTCGTTGCAACGCTCCTTTGGTGAAGAAGGTGAAAGATGATACACCAACTATTGAGAAGGGAGACGTCGATGAATGTGAATTGAGCTATGT GAGACAGAACCAAAGCTGGCAGGACAGAAGAGTAAGGGTGAACCAAAATAACAGTGAAATCTTAAAGAAGGCCAGAACAGATGGAAATCTTCATGAGGCTTTACTAGACAG GAGGGAGAAGATGAAAGctgatcgatactgcaaatgA